A region from the Sorex araneus isolate mSorAra2 chromosome 6, mSorAra2.pri, whole genome shotgun sequence genome encodes:
- the ADM2 gene encoding protein ADM2, giving the protein MTRLTVALACISLLCLQLPGTLARGRARPPVKDRKPPARTPPSDPQAQRPAARPTVWRLQKAHPQRSGRLAPSTVHPARGGPRRHHHHSPSVPHRPRAQLLRVGCVLGTCQVQNLSHRLWQLFGSAGPRDSVPVDPSSPHSYG; this is encoded by the exons ATGACCCGGCTGACCGTCGCGCTCGCTTGCATCAGCCTCCTGTGCCTGCAGCTACCCGGCACGCTGgcccggggccgggcgcggccACCCGTCAAAGACAG GAAACCTCCAGCCAGGACCCCTCCCAGCGACCCCCAGGCCCAGCGGCCTGCAGCTCGCCCTACAGTCTGGAGACTCCAGAAGGCACATCCACAGAGGAGTGGCCGCCTGGCCCCCAGCACCGTCCACCCTGCCCGGGGTGGTCCCCGCCGTCACCATCACCACAGCCCCTCGGTCCCCCACCGTCCCCGAGCCCAGCTCCTGcgggtgggctgtgtgctggGCACCTGCCAGGTGCAGAACCTTAGTCACCGCCTGTGGCAGCTCTTCGGGTCGGCCGGCCCTCGGGACTCAGTCCCCGtggaccccagcagcccccacagcTACGGCTGA
- the MIOX gene encoding inositol oxygenase: protein MKVAVGPDPSLVYRPDVDQEAAKDKDNFRNYKSGPLLDRVFATYKLMHTHQTVDFVRKKHAQFGSFSYKRMTVLDAVDMLDELVDESDPDVDFPNSFHAFQTAEGIRKAHPDKDWFHLVGLLHDLGKVLALAGEPQWAVVGDTFPVGCRPQASVVFCDSTFQDNPDLQDPRYSTELGIYQPHCGLENVLMSWGHDEYMYQMMKFNKFSLPPEAFYMIRFHSFYPWHTGGDYRQLCNEQDLAMLPWVKEFNKFDLYTKSPDLPDVEKLRPYYQGLIDKYCPGVLRW from the exons ATGAAGGTGGCTGTG GGCCCAGACCCTTCCCTGGTCTACCGGCCTGATGTGGACCAGGAGGCGGCCAAAGACAAGGACAATTTCCGGAACTACAAG TCTGGCCCGCTCCTGGACCGTGTCTTTGCCACCTACAAGCTCATGCACACGCACCAGACAGTGGACTTCGTCCGCAAGAAG catgCCCAGTTCGGGAGCTTCTCCTACAAGAGGATGACGGTGCTGGATGCTGTCGACATGCTGGACGAGCTGGTGGATGAGTCGGACCCCGACGTGGACTTCCCCAACTCCTTCCATGCCTTCCAGACGGCAGAGGGCATCCGCAAGGCCCACCCCGACAAGG ACTGGTTCCACCTCGTCGGCCTCCTGCACGACCTGGGGAAGGTCCTGGCTCTCGCAGGGGAGCCCCAG TGGGCCGTGGTTGGAGACACCTTCCCTGTTGGCTGCCGGCCCCAGGCCTCGGTGGTCTTCTGTGACTCCACCTTCCAGGACAACCCTGACCTTCAGGACCCTCGATACAg CACGGAGCTCGGCATTTACCAGCCACACTGTGGGCTGGAGAACGTCCTCATGTCCTGGGGCCATGACG AGTACATGTACCAGATGATGAAGTTCAACAAATTCTCCCTCCCACCGGAG GCCTTCTACATGATCCGCTTCCACTCCTTCTACCCGTGGCACACTGGCGGCGACTACCGGCAGCTCTGCAACGAGCAGGACCTGGCCATGCTGCCCTGGGTGAAGGAGTTCAA CAAGTTCGACCTCTACACCAAGTCCCCCGACCTTCCTGATGTGGAAAAGCTGCGACCCTACTACCAGGGGCTCATTGACAAGTACTGCCCTGGTGTCCTGCGCTGGTGA